The stretch of DNA ACCATACAAAATGTGTACGAACGGACAACAATGAATACGGGTATTTACTTCGCCAGGATTCTGCGTTCATGCCTAGTGCCATCAAGCCTCTCAACCTAGAAAAATAACCAGCCAAAATACTGGTAGATAGACAAAGTGTACAATCATGAACAATTAAATTACCTCACGAGCACTTTCACATGGAACCCAGCAAACCGTTTGCCCACAATCCTTTGCGGTCAATGAATTAATGGCAATTCCTCATTGCCTGGAGACAAACAGCTATGAGAATATGCGTCATGTATGCACACTCAATCACCCGTTCAACCTAGCACCGATTGCGTAATTGGTTATTAACTATATAGAGACTATTCGGACCTCCCACCCGATGCTCGGTGGGGTGCGGTTGACCCAGGAGGATTGATGAGCGGAATCGTAGAACTACAGACCATCACGTTGGTCACTATCTTAACCAACAACTATCTTCTTCGGCTCGGCCTGCAGAAGCTTGTGGACGAGGCGAAATCGATTCGGCTGGTTGGGCACGCCGCACATTCCGACAATCTCGATGAGATTCTCGCGAACGAGCAGCCTCACATCGTCATTCTCGATACGGAAATCGGCGGCGGGGCACCGGAGCTGATTCGAAAGATCAAGCGGGCCGCACCAAGGATCAAAACGATACTTCTCAGCGGATTCGATGATATCGAATATTCCCGGCAAGCGCTTGCTGCCGGGGCCGATGGCATCGTCCTTAAAGTGCAGCCATCCGCCGTCCTCCTCGCGACCATCAAC from Nitrospira sp. encodes:
- a CDS encoding response regulator transcription factor, translating into MSGIVELQTITLVTILTNNYLLRLGLQKLVDEAKSIRLVGHAAHSDNLDEILANEQPHIVILDTEIGGGAPELIRKIKRAAPRIKTILLSGFDDIEYSRQALAAGADGIVLKVQPSAVLLATINYLAHSRKAVALPIDHASTQLQLNHSPAILAPPSPSPAPSKCSDGLTEREREVVRLIGEGLSNKDIADRLCISSITVRHHLTSIFDKLGVSNRQKLLIRAHQQGLARSSALA